Proteins found in one Acidobacteriota bacterium genomic segment:
- the mutY gene encoding A/G-specific adenine glycosylase: MFRKPQPIASLGRTLLTWYDQHHRRLPWRETRSPYPVWISEIMLQQTTVETVIPYWKRFIERLPDVEALAAATEDRVLTLWAGLGYYRRARFLRAAARHIVDVHGGRFPRTVEGLRALPGIGTYTAAAIASICFDVREPVVDGNVIRVLGRCLALEEDPRRGTGRRRIEAAAREILDPARPGDSNQALMEVGAMVCRPRSPRCSACPLAPGCAGRAGGNPETYPPPPTRSPMVEVCRLGVIVEDFQGRLLLRRVPAGEHNAGLWELPWIPVEAPHPGISAPLRRRLEDAVGFPLTGITGPVAEIRHVITRHRIQLRLHRARPAGPAPRSRRGWRWLPPAQAGRLALTGATGSALGTFHRGAKRVHRG, encoded by the coding sequence GTGTTCCGCAAGCCGCAGCCCATCGCCTCGCTGGGTCGAACCCTGCTCACCTGGTACGACCAACACCACCGGCGCCTGCCCTGGCGGGAGACCCGCTCCCCCTACCCCGTCTGGATCTCCGAAATCATGCTCCAGCAGACCACCGTCGAGACGGTGATTCCCTACTGGAAGCGCTTCATCGAGAGGCTTCCCGACGTCGAGGCCCTGGCCGCCGCCACCGAGGACCGGGTGCTGACCCTCTGGGCAGGACTCGGCTACTACCGCCGGGCCCGCTTCCTGCGGGCCGCCGCCCGGCATATCGTCGACGTCCACGGAGGCCGCTTTCCCCGGACGGTCGAAGGCTTGCGCGCCTTACCGGGCATCGGAACCTACACGGCGGCAGCCATCGCGTCGATTTGCTTCGATGTTCGCGAACCCGTCGTGGACGGCAACGTGATCCGGGTACTCGGCCGTTGCCTGGCCCTCGAGGAAGACCCCCGACGGGGAACCGGGCGCCGACGCATCGAGGCCGCGGCACGGGAAATCCTGGACCCCGCCCGGCCGGGAGACTCCAACCAGGCCCTGATGGAAGTCGGTGCCATGGTCTGCCGCCCGCGCAGCCCCCGCTGTTCCGCCTGCCCGCTGGCACCCGGCTGCGCGGGGCGAGCGGGGGGGAATCCGGAAACCTACCCTCCCCCGCCGACGCGTTCGCCCATGGTGGAGGTCTGCCGGCTGGGCGTGATCGTCGAGGACTTCCAGGGCCGGCTGCTGCTGCGCCGCGTTCCCGCGGGCGAACACAACGCGGGGCTCTGGGAACTTCCCTGGATCCCAGTGGAGGCTCCCCATCCAGGGATATCCGCACCTCTCCGGCGCCGGCTGGAAGACGCGGTGGGTTTCCCCCTGACCGGTATCACGGGGCCGGTGGCGGAGATCCGCCACGTCATCACCCGGCATCGCATCCAACTCCGCCTGCACCGGGCACGGCCGGCGGGGCCCGCGCCCCGTTCCCGGCGGGGCTGGCGCTGGCTCCCCCCCGCCCAGGCAGGCCGCCTGGCGCTGACAGGGGCCACCGGCAGCGCTCTCGGCACCTTCCACCGCGGGGCGAAGCGTGTCCATCGGGGCTGA